Genomic window (Fusarium oxysporum f. sp. lycopersici 4287 chromosome 11, whole genome shotgun sequence):
AGCTTGCGTTGAGGTTGTCCCACTGGTTGGCCCATCGAATGGGCGCACTGGGGTTCGATGCGTACTCGACTTTCTTGAAGTTGCCCTGACCGAGCATGGAGAGATACTCAAAGGCGCCATACAGAGCACCGCGCTCATTCTGGCCAATGATCGTGACAGAGTTGCCAGAAGTGCTGAGCCAGTAgccatcagcctcaagcttGGGATGAGACAATTTGCCCTTGCAAGACTTCTTGAGGTTCTCCTCGGTGGTAACGACAATTGACTGTGAGAAGTCGCACGACTTTGAGTTGGTCTCAGTCTTCAAGTCGATGTTGAGAATACCGCTGAAGCCCTTTTGGAGTTCCGAGGCAGCACTGCCGAGGGGACTCCTCTTGGAACCACCAATGATATGGATCTTTCGAGGAAACGACTTGGCATTAATGGAGGCGCTTGATGGCAAGCGAGCATATCTCAGCCAACCATCAATGCCATCCTCTGCGATAACGCAGGTGAACAAAGCGAAGAGTAAAGTCGAGAGCCACATGGTGAGCTATGACTGCGACTGTAATAGTCTGTGACGTCCCGTCTGATTGAAGCAAGGCCATCGTCTTATATCGCAGCATGTCTCACGATGATATGCGGAGTAATTACTGGTGAATTCATTCAGGCTATTTGAATTAGCCTTGGGATTGTGGCTACGGCTGAGATCGACAGCCGATGATGCTGTATTAGTTAGTCCATCAATCGGCATCCAGGTTCACTTCGGGGTAAATGGACCGAGCTTCACTGTTCGTCCGGTCTTGGCTGATCTTTTGGACTCAGGTGGACTAGGGTCGTACCATGAGAATTGCGGATATAAGGAAACAACATCAGTAAAGCCCTGGGAGAGCTTCATATAAGATTAGCTAAGCTACCATAATTTATGATGAGCTCTTCTAAGCTGCCATAATCTAGTCTAAACTCTATAATAACCATCGAGAGATTAAGCTCTGTCAATGGCAGATCAATCTGGCAATGAAACGGGACAGTGCGTAGCTTTAGGTATTTCCCCACGAAATAACATCGGCAATCTCTCCGAAATTCTATTGCCAATGTTGATCTTTGTACTGAAGCGTGTAAGCTGAAGTTTATGTATTTAGGCAAAAACGATGTCGGCGATCAGTTATGCCGTTCCATGCAAGGGGGCATGACATGATGGGATCTGCACAACTCATGTATAACATGGATGATGTGCTATGCATATGCTATGCACAGAAATGCACAGAAATCCATTTTGAACAGAACAGACAATTGTTTCCTTGCCGTCAGGGCCGAAGGACAGGTATAAGTGCGCCCGCAGTGCTTTAGCGAGTGTAACAGTCACACAGCGCACAAATTGACAACACAACTGTTTTTCTGAAACGCAAATTCTGAGTCAGAGCTAGCTAATTCGAATTGACATGTGCTGGTAGAGCTCGGATCCCTTAAAATTTTCGACTTGGGATGACTTGCTGTCCTATTCTTGGCAGCTTGACTCACTCACAGCAACGAATAGGTCACCTGATCCATATAAAACATGTGGCTAGTGACTTGTGTAACAGCGAAATTCTGATGAGAATTTTTCTGCACAACGATTGTCATGCAAATTGTGGCGATTTGTGCAAGTATTCATGATCTGATTCGACCGGAACGCTTTGCCAGCGCAGCACGACACTGAGCCAAACCCAGCACATGGAGACCCAAAATCGAGGCCCTCCAGTGGCATCTCCACTATTAGGCGTATAGTGGATTCCGATGTCAAGCTTTTTGGACTTGGGCCAAAAGCAATGGGATCGCCTTGATCATAGACAAGCGTAATCGTGCAAACCCCCCTGGCAAACTATACAGCCGCTTTACGTTGCATGCATGGCCAAATCAGCTCGAACTCGCATGCCATCTTACCCAAAATCCACATGCTAAGGCATGCAAAAGTCTGGTTTGGTCGATGGACCCGTTCTTCATGGCATGTTGGCCGCGTAACAGTTCATCGTTGTTGGCTACATGAGGCTGCAGACCACTATTTTGGTGCATGAGCCCCATTGAACGTGTTACAGACCTCCACTACGTTAGTAACCGTACAATGTTGAGAAATGACCTCTCTCTAATTGGCATCCTTGCTCTGGGCTTCTCCATGTATAAACCACCACATCGAGAAACTTGACAAGGCCCCGGGATGGTCCTCCGTAAACAACGTCGATCTGGCTATAAAAGCGGGCGGCTGCCTGTTCACCAAACGGTTCTCATTTGGATCATCTCATTCTATCCTTATTCTTACTAGTATAATGCTTAATTAATCTATCTATTCATCTCTACTTACCTCTTTTTAATAGCCATAATGAAAGACCGAACAAGCGATCATATTCATTTTCCTCAGCATGCTCATCGGATTCCACGACGCTCAGATGGTGTCAGTGGATATAGCGATTTGCTGGGGAGGGCGGTGTTGATATCCATCATCAATTACCTTGCTGATGTTGTCGATGCAATTGAAGACATCAAGCTGCCCAAACAGCACAAAGATCGTACCAAGTTGAAGAACGATAAGAAGAGAATGTGCGATACCGCTGTCAGAGGTGCAAACACGTTGACAGCCCTGTTCAATTCGGCAAAGGGCCAGACCAAGTACACTGACCCAGCCCGTGAGTCAATCCCGACCCCTGCAATCAGCAAATCAATCTAACCTTATCACAGCAAAGAACTTGCCGCTCTACCGAGACGAAATCCGGGGTCAGTTATTGTATCCCCTGTCGAAAGCCAAGACATCGAAGCCCAGCCTTGGCAAATCTTTCACATTCGCCCCATGGCAACAAAGACTCACCGCTATATTGTCCGGTATCGAGGAAGAGGTCTGCTGGTGGCTCAGGCTTCAACGTCCAACCAAGACATATGATAAGCGCTCAACAACACATAGTCACACAACCAAGACATATGGCCAACGCTCTACCGCTAGCAAGCCTTATGATCAATATTCTACACGCACGGGGAAGACTGATCAGCGATCGTCGAGGCCCAAGCAGTCAAAGAGCCATTCTCAGCGAGGGAAGAGAAGCCGTTCGCCTTCACCCTCTGGTGGATGTGCTGTTATGTAGCTGGCTACATCTAATTGAGAAGCAGTAGCTAGTCCTACTTACAAAATTTGGATATTTACGGTTTATGGAAGCAACGGATCATGAAGGAATGAAAACATGGGTGGCACGGATTTTGCTTAGGGATAAAAATGGATTCAGGGAGTCGCTGGCACGGATAAAATTGGGACAAGGACGGCGGTATCTTTTGGAGCCAAATTGCATATATCATGGGACGGAACTTTGTTTTCAGCATAGGATAAAATACACCATTCGCGAATTGAATTGATACTTTGTTACTTATGAGCCTCCGTAACTGACACGTGTCGTGACAAATCTCTGTAACCCTGTTGCCTGGCATGGATGTTGATATCTTCCTTGTTCGCTTAAGAATTATCAGCCAAGCAGCTATAAGCCAGACTTCCAGCCTCCTTTGAGTTTTCGTCCGGGAACCCCACAGTCGTTGTTCTGCGCAATCTGTTCTCAAGAAACTGCCGAAACGTCCCGCATGGAATGTCCTCCGAATCATGAAACTCAATAGTAGCCCAttccaacttcttcatctcttcatAGCTTCCATGTCGTGCTTCAATGACTTTCATATTCTGTCTCTTGTTATCTTCCGAAGTATCCGAGCCCTTGAATGCTGTGTCATATGCCTCCAAAACTCCCTTTGTATAGTCGGGCGTGATTAAAAGAATTCCGAGAACATCTTCACGGCCAATTTCAATGGTGGGACCGGAACTTGGCCACTCGTCACTCTCTGGTAGTTTCAGCTCACTTGCACCGCTGATATTCTCGTGAAACTCAAGGAAAGAGATTTCAAGTAACGGATCAGACCATTGGACGTCGTCGACGCCATGGAGAGGGGGATCAAGATGAAAACCGTTCCATGTACCTCCAAAACCATTGGTGATCTTCAGAAACTCCTTGTAGTCATCTGGTAGTGTGACTTTGAGTCTCTCCTCGAGCGATGTGATCTGCTCATCTGTAGCCGGTGGCAGATTGAAGAGTGTTTCCGGGGGCTCTTGTTCCATCTCTTCCCAGAAGCCGAGGGATCTGGGCTTCGTGTTCCGTTCAAGCTCCAGGAGCACTTCTTTCATTGGTTTGGACTCTATGCCCAATGGTCTTCGACCATTGATAAAGCGCTCCCTGAACGTTTCAATGACCTCTTGCCCAAGATTCtcaatcttctttttatcaACGGGGACTTTTCTAGCCAATACGCATGTAGCTAGCAGTCCACTGAGTTCATGTCGTCCAGCCAGGCGCGAGATGATCCCTTCCTTGTATAAGTTCTGGGCGAGGAGTTCGAGAACTTCTTGGACTCTCGGGTCGTTCTGGACTTCGTCCAGGTCGGAGGTCTGCTTTAAGGCCAACCTAAAGGCAGTGGATAGAGCATCAGCCAAGATTGAAGCGTCGGGGCCATATTCATGGACCTTCTTTATCTGCTCTTGGAAGTTCCCTTTGTCATCTTGTTCCTCGACATCGTCGGTGTCAAGGGCATGCTTGGTTGCAGTCTTATCAGATGCTGCTTCActtctttccttctctggGATTTCGTCAGGCCATATGTTGACAGCCGCAAAGTATGGTTCAAAATGATGGCGCTGATTGCGTTGCCAATCTGAGGTAGTATCCTGGAGGAGCAGTGATACTAAGCCTTTGGCGGTATTGATTTCACCGAGTACACAGAACTCTTCGGCCAATTCGACCAGCTTGTTGTAAACCTCTGGAAGCGAAGTGTTTGTTAGGATCGCTTCGCGATCATATTTGTTTGGTTGAGCCATTGTGATGGGTGTGAGGATGCAGGACAATTCACGTTGTTAAGGTTTTGGTACCAACATATTTTTGAGCGTCTCACCCTGCTTATGCTTGACGTCATGCGGCTCGGGCACTTCTTGATGGAGTCCGGATCGAGATTTCTTTCACCTAcataaataaatatagtaTCGTTCAATCGGGTCAGGATTGCTTAGTATTGCATGCTCAGTTTGCTGTATCACAGGAGGATGATTGGCTGCTCCTACACGGCGCAGACTTAATCACGTCAAGAGATGGCGATAAGCTTGGCTAGTGAGGAAATGCGAAGAAGACTTTTGGGACATAAACCGCAAATGCTCAACATAAAGATTTTCACTCTTGCTGTTTAATGATATGCTTCGTTGTTTCTTCATTTTCTGACACGCTTCGTTCTGACTTGACAGCCCTGTCGTAACCAGTCTGCACGGAGAGTTCCGACATCAACTACCGAGTGGGCACAGTGCTGTCAAGGTTCAGGTCAATGATTAGCATGGGAACAAGTCACTTATGAATGAGTAGAACGGTGACTTGTCCTAAGACTGCTTCGTATTAAACAGACAAAGCTAAAAACTATGAGCACAGTACCAGACTATCCCCTCTTCATCTAGGTGTTTTGAAACGATCAACAGGACTCTTTTATACATGAAGGTTGACCAGCCACCTCTTCAACTCTTCCATCTTTGCTTCAGTTTCCCCCCTTCAGTAAAATAAAACACTACAGCATCTCCAAGAAAAAAGGTTGCTCGCTTAAGCGGAGCAGGGAGAGCCGTTGGAACCAGTCTGTCCCTGGAACTGCTGGTTGGCGGCACCGGGGAAGCCACCGTTCTGGCCGTTGTTGTTGCCAGCCTCAGGAGTGGCAGAGGGAGCGGCCTGCTCACCACCGTTCTGCTGACCATTACCGGCCTCGGGAGCGGGGGTAGAAGCGGGAGCCTCAGTGTTGCCAGCGGCAGGGGCTTCGGTGTTGCCACCGGTAGAGCCACCAGCGGAAGCGGCACCGTCCCAGACCTTGGGGCCGGGCATGGGGAAGGCCTTAGCACCGCCGTAGATGGAGAAGTTGGCGTACTCATCGGTGTCCTTGTAGGCACCGGGGAACTTGACCATCTCGGCGTCGACAGTGCCGTCAGAGCCACCGGTAACCTTGACCTGAGCGCAAGAGACGTAGTGCTCGGGCTGGTTGACGTGGGATCGGTGGATACCGATGTGCTCAACTCGGAGGAGGTACTCGCCGTTAGGGGTACCCTGGGGGATCTTGACGTCGAAAGAGGGGGCGTCGTAGTTGCACCAGGCGTCCTTGGTGAAGTCACCACTGGCGTTGCAGACACCCTCCTCCATGATCTTGAACCAGTCGCCGTCTCCCTTGTAGGACTTGACGTCGCTACCAGCGGCGGACATGTAGGCCAGAGTAGGTCCGGGGTGACCCATCTTGGCACCGACAGCAAGCTTGAAGGTCATGACATCGCCGCCCTTGACCTCAAGGACCTCAGTGTTACCACCGGTTCCGGTGGCACCCTGGTTGCAGATGATGTCCTCACCATCAGCGAAAGAGTTGTCGCGGATGTCGGCGGAAGGGTTGGAGGAGAACTTGATGGGGTTGTACTTGGTGGGACGAGTGAAGTCACGGATGTACTGGAAGGACTTAGACTCGACACCGTTGAGAGCGCTGACGTCGAAGAAGTAGTGGGCAGAGGCGACCTGCGAGAGGGCAGCGAGGGCGAGAGCGGAGAACTTCATTTTGAAAGGAGTTGGTTTGAGGGATAGTAAAATTGATTGGTAGTGCTGGAGACTGGCTCGGTTGAATTGGAACGAAAGGAACGAGAGACTAGCTCTTCGAAAGAAAGACTGAAGTGaatgaaagaagatgaagatctgttgatggtgatgagaaggaaaaaagTCGAGAAGGACAGAGGACATGAGATATCTTTATAGATTCTGGATCTCGACTCTCTCGGCCTTGGATCGTTGGCGCCGCACAGGGATATTCTGCACGGCGCGGCACTCGGCCTTACACCAGAGCCAGTTTTTCATCCGGTGGAAGAGTATCCCTTGGCCCTTGGAGCGCCTGACCCCCAGCTCATTCAATTCAAAACGCCAAGATGGGAAGAACATTCTTCTCCATAGGCAAAAGAACCCGGTCATGTTGGTGGTCTTCGCTTCGGTATCTCGATCAGACTTGTTGTTACAGAGTGCGGCGGGCGGCAGCCGCATTTTCTAGGGGTTGTTTCAGTGGACATAATGTTATTGCACCAATCACGAACGCTGTTTAATTTAACTAAGGTTATGACAGCTCGTTTAGGTTCGTTCACAAACCGCTACCAAACAACCTAAAAAATATGCTTCAAAGACGGGTAGATTGACTCTGCGCTATGGCTGATTAACTAAAACTTAGTTAAACGAACTATCTCTTCCTTTGCACTCTTCGATTATAGTTCTGTAGCCCCATCAAAGCCGTCGTAGATTTAGCCCGAGTCTGTCCTCACGGCGATTCTCGCGGCGCTGAATCAAGTAAGGCGAGGCCATGAAACGCTCATTTTAGTCAGGGGGGCTCAAGACCTCTTGGCGGTAGGGGTCTGGGAACGATGTCTTTTTGGAGTAGTGGGGGAAAGCCCCGGCTGGTGATCATAGCTTCATCAAATTAAGCTGACCGCTGAACAGCCTATTATTGTTAACCTTGAACGAACCTAGAACCGCTTTAGCGAGGTCATCGAATTTGCAAAATCCTTGATTTGCGGTGGTACGAGGCGAGGTTCAAACATTTTTCCACATGTTTCAACAAATTTCGTCGAGATGGTCCGGCTTGTACATGCAAAGCGCTGCTATAACGACTCACTGCATGTTATCGAACCATATGAACTGATCTTCAGAACAACTGTGAATGCCAAGGTGCCCGAGACTGTTTTGTTTTGCTCGGCGAACATGTTTTCGTGAAATGTGAAACTGGCGTTGAAGTTTGTGGCTTGAGCAGCTCCTCCCCACGGGATGAACCATAGTTAGTACATACAGGACGTTTGATGTCAAAACTTTAGTATGGGCCGATACCGAAACAGTAACTCTTGCGGTGGCATACCGTAGACTAGTCAGGTCCCGGTTTACTGGGAGCTCGATCAGATCCAAGCGCAACGGAGACTAGCACGGCTTTTGCATTGCGAAACTTCATCCTTTACTATGTAGGCCATTTAGACGATATGAGCCCCCGCAGTATGCTCCCGCGGGAAGTAGTGCACTGTATTGATTCATAATGTTGAATCATCACAATTTTCGTATCGCTTCCGCTGCGACCCTGCTGTATTCGAGACAGCTACGGTTTCAACATTACGCATCTTCCAATGACAGATGGTGTGAACAAACAGCCTGTAAAACAGCCGTAAACTTCCATCGAATGACTTTAGGTGCATTAAGCGCATGGTAAATACTACGCAACCAACTGTAAGAACTTGTGTATCCTTGATTGTTGAAATTGAGGCTGTCTTGCTTAGAGCTCGCTGTCAACTTTAGGGGCTCGTGATCTTGGCAGGGGCCACAAATAAGCTTATCGCTGGAGGCTGACTGAACAGCACTTCTGCATGCGTTAGTGGAAAATAGTCCCTATGAAGTTGATTACCATGCGAGATCAGTTCATTAAACTGACACTTGGGAAAGTTCTAATGTCATCTCAATACCATGTTCTGTCAATGTCAAAGTTCCTTGGCATTCAAGCGTTGTCCGATTACATAAAGATGAGCTGAGCAAATCTCAAACTCGAGGCGTTGAGGCGCTAAACCTTTACAGGTCCGTGTTTGCGACCGCCGACAGCCGAGAGCTGAGAATCGCCAGGCTCGATCCTGTATCGCCTTTCAATGGGGCAAAACATAAGCTAGAAAATGCCAGTATTCTATCCCCGACGACCGATGCCCATGAAAACCGATGATCTTGCTCCCTGAAGTTCACGATTGACGGTGAAGAGTGGTCAGGGTAGGCTTGCTAGGGGAAGCCGTCCCGTTATGGGTCCCAAGGTCTGGAGGATCTAGGGATTCCAACACTTCGGGAATCCATAGAAACTTTCCGCCAGTCGCTAGGCCAGAACAATCCCTAGATCCCCGCCCTTGTATATGTGCTCTATTATTACCTGACGCCCTTTCCGCGCTGTAGAAAGATTCCATGGTGGCCTCAGCTTCGTTTCGTGGGGCTCATGCTGTATCCATGACTTGTTGAGCTGAGCGATGAACTTCTGCTATCAGCTATGTTGAGTCGCAAATGCCGTCAGCAAGTCCGACGGACATTCAACGTTTACCGGTGAATTGAGAACTTAGGAAGGAGGTAAACCAAGGGGGGGGCAAATTGATGCTGTCTCAAGGTCTGTCATGAAGTTGCAACAAGCATGCCCTATATCTCGTTGGTGGAAGATCCTGTAATGGAGGATCTTACTGTTACAATGGCGGGTATCAAATATCTGTGCCGCTATTGCCAATGCAACACGATGACGAGAGAGGTGATCCTCCCCTTTTCTCCGAAAATCCTACCAACAACCGCAAGTAATGATGAGATAGAATGGTCAGGAGAGCATTCATTCTATAGCAACTGGTCAGGCCCTGTGGTATAATGTCTAATTTGTGAGCTAGATGTAGTATTTGTGGTTGAGTCCCATGGCTGGGAGCTTTTAATCACCACATGGAAATGAAGATTAGAAACAGTAGGTATGGGAACTTGTCCAACATAGCTTAATGTTCTAATCATCCTTCTAGACTGTTTTTTGTTCTTACTAGACTACGCACTGACAGTAATAGCGTGAGATCTATTATGTACGTAGACAAGGAAAGGTACAACTCCATGCTCAGACCTTGTGATATCACTTCTGTTTTTATCTCATAGCCTCACACTGGGCCTTTAGACTATGACTCTACGATGTGACACTATGATCGGCTCTTTATGTGCATAGAAGATGCTGAGTTATTCTTGAGTCTCAACTGGGGTCGCAAGATCATCAGGATATGAAGTTTGTACAAGGATATTTTAGATCACATAAACTGCGCTGTAACACTTCCGAATGCTCAATCTGAGCCCAAGTAGCCACGACTGAGTAAGAGGCATCATGTTTCATGCCATTAGAGCTCTCATCCAGTGAATATTTATGTGTTTTGAGCAGCGCGTAGATATGATGATAGGTATGCCAAGCTAGCACATCAGAGAAATCGGAATCATCCGCAATTATGTCCTCAGAATATGGCTACAGTTTCCATGCCGAATGAAAGCCAACTTGTACCATTTGTTTAGAGGCCGAGGCCCAAGTGATGAATGCCATCAGTGTTCACGCCGCTATTTTGAGGGATGACCGTAGTCTCGACCAATCTCATGGCCACGGAATAGAAGCGGAAACCGTCCGCTCTCTGGTTCGGTCTCCACAATTGACCCCACAAATCATTATGGTCGTTATCGATAACAAATCACAATCCTGCGCAGTAATGAAGATACGATTTAAGAAACACCAGCAAGAGCTGAAGAAATGTGGAAGCAATGGTATGATAATTGACTTGGGCTACAATATGCCTGTCATATTGCTCTTATGATTCTATCACTTCAGGGCGAATGCTCACTTTCCCTACGTTGACATTACTTACCCCGGCCATTGTAATTTATGCATCATTCCTTGGGTCGGCAAATATTGATTGCAGAAAAACCATCCTAAACTTGTAAACGAAGTCCAAATCTAGCAAAGCCATTTCTCCCAATTCTCCCTTTTTGTGACAACAATCATGAGATCAACACTTATCATGCCGTGAGAACACTTAGCTTTGCACTTCAAAAGTCGACAATGTCGATCAACTTACCCTGCATCGCGAAGGGCTGTTTTGAATTTGGTGCGCTCGATCCGCCCCGCTCCGCTCTCCCCACCACAAATAGCCGGAATTACCAATTTCCGTATCCTTTTGGCGACGCGTATCGCTGCTTGCAGCACGAAGGCCTCAGAACCCAACGGCTGGACTAATTTACCCCTTGAGCTCTGACTTGAGTCATATTGCTGTGCTTGGGTCGCATGGCTTCTTGTGGCACTTAAAACAGGGTGTAAGGCTTTGTGATATGGAGTCTTTCTGACATCATAATTTCGTGTTTGGCGCGTCTGAGCGAAAGCCTGATAAGATAAGGCGCGCTCAGTCCCTCAAATCTGGGCCTCTCCATTCACTACAGGGCATGCATTTGATGATGCTCCCTTCAAGATTAGCATACCTCTGATCAGCATGAGTGATTTAAGCTCTCATTCAGTGATTTGTTGCGATACATCTCGACCCAGAAACCGGGTACCTgtgatcaacaagaagcaaaGCTCAGCTCCGCTAATCACTCAGCCATGTCGATCATTCACACTACCGGTAAGGCCCCAAAAGCCAAGCGCCAGGTAATCTCCCTTGGAAAGCCAAAGCAACTGCAAGGGGGCACCCATCACCCGAAATAATGAAGCCAAAAGTGAGATTACGATCCAATGAAACACAAGTCCTATCGCGAAAGTTTGATATTCGATTGTGATGGCTGCGTCCGTGCTGGAAGTTGTTTGCCGATCCTGGTTTAGTCGCGAGAGTTTCGATAGATTGTCAGCCACCGAAATCGTAGCCGTATCTCGGTGAGCCAATGAATCACTGCTTGTTAATGGGTATGATTGAGTGACACATGCGCGTTTGTTCACAGCTGAGCTGCCTAGtgtgatgatgctgttacACTATCAGTCATTATGTCGCAACCTTTAGTTATTCACTGACCCGTGGAGATTGTTACTTAAACCCTTCACACCTGCCAGCTGACATCCCCAGGGCCTGCGCTGTCTGAGCATACTACCAAAGTCACCGGTCGTAACATCTCACAATGGGTTCACTGAAGCTATCACGAGGTACTAGCGAGACCAGTCGCGCGAGCGATGCGGGTGAGCGTCGCCTGCCTACTACGCCGGCAATGAGGATCCTCTTTCTCTGCACGGCGCATAACTCGCTTTCTCAGCAGCTGTATCTTATTCTCAGTCAAAAGCACGATGTCACGATTGAGTATGCGCTATCTGACAAAGCCATGATCGAGGCAGCGACCCTGTTTCAACCAAGCGTCATCATCTGCCCGTTCATGACCACACGAGTCCCAAGCGAGATCTTCTCAAAGTACCTCACTCTCATCATCCATCCCGGACCGCCAGGTGACGCAGGTCCCAGTGCCCTCGACTGGGTGCTCATGGGCGACGATGGCAACGTCGTAGACTCCGACCAACTTCTCAAATCCCAGTCCTGGAGCCAGAACGGCCGGTCGCATTGGGGTGTTACAGTCTTACaagctgttgatgagatggacGCAGGTCCAGTCTGGGCATTTGAGCAATTCAAGATCGCCATCGATGCGCCCGGAGTCACCAAGTCAACACTTTACCGCAAAGAGGTCACCCAAGCAGCGATTACTGCTACCGCCACTGCTCTGCACCGCATCGTCTCGGCAGCTAACGGCTTCTCCGATTCAGGCGTCGCAGCCGCTCTATCGCAACTGTCCCTTCTGCAGAAGCAGGATATTCGTGGTATCTCAGTTGATCTTGTCCCCAATCGCAGTTACAAAAGCCTATCAGTGACACTGCGGAAGCCTTTTCTCGGCGGACCAACGTATCGCCGACCCCTTCTCAAGGCAGCGGACCGCAACTTTGACATCCAATGCGAACCCGCTCGGACGATATCGCGAAAGATTAGGTCTGCTGATTCGCAGCCTGGCTGCCTCACAAAGCTGTTTGGAGGAGTCGGCCTCTACGTTTACGGAGGTACGATTGAGGCTGGGAGGGATGCGAAATGCAAGCGCGGACCTGGAGAGATCATTGGTTGCAGAGACGATGCTGTCTGCGTCGCCACCTATGATGGACAAGGCATCTGGATCACTCATACCCGCCGAGTGAAGCGCAAGGTTGATCCAATGCTCTGGCCCAAAGTCCCCGCTGTCTCAGGccttctcgacctcggcCTCATCCACCAAAGCTCCCTGAACAGTTCAGTATCACTACGCCCTCTCTTCGGCTGGTCCAAGGCAACATACTTAACCCATCAAGATATTTGGGTAGAGTTTGCTGCAAGTACAGGCAAGCGCCAAGTGGCCTTCGTCTACTTTGAGTTCTACAACGGTGCCATGAGCACCTCTCAATGTTCGCGACTCATTGAAGCTCTCGAATTCGTCGCTTCGCATGAGGCTCTAGATGCTGTCGTGCTTATGGGCGGTGACTCATATTTCAGCAACGGTATTGCCCTCAACGTCATCGAAGCCAGTGATGATCCTGCGGCAGAGTCTTGGAGGAACATCAATCGCATCGATGACGTGGTACACATGCTGCTCGACGTATTTCCTCGCAAGAACGTCACTACCATCGCGGCGCTGAGAGGGAACTGCGCTGCTGGTGGCGTGGCCTTGGCAGCGGCTTGCGATGTGGTCATTGCAGGCTCCGAAGTCGTCCTCAATCCCGCCTATCGAACCCTCGGACTCTACGGCTCTGAGTATCACTCCTTATCCTACGTCGGTCGCTGTGGGCCAGAGCGCGCAAGGTATATTTTGCGTGCTATGCTGCCCAtatctgcttctcaagcaAGAGACATGGGCCTTGTAGATAAGGTCCTCCCAGCTTCAGGATATTTCCTTGACATGAGAATACGGCATTATGTCAAAGAGATGAGCTTCACGAGCTACAAACCCGGCAAGTGGAAGTCCAAGGTCGATGTGAGCCACACTGGGCTTACAGCAGCAAAAACTCTTGAACTCGGTGAGATGGCCAAAGACTTCTGGAGCGCAAGGTCAGAGAGGTACAACACACGACGGCGAGACTTGTTCGGAAGGCCAAGCCAACACAAACGCCGCTACGCTTCGCCGCTCACAGACGACGAGACGGGGACCtagatgaagaagaatctGACTCTTTTGATGATGTTGCGGTGTTTGAGGAGCGGGTTATCGAAAGAATTTTGGAGGAGAGATTATCCAAGATGGATTCGAGGTTATTGTCCCTCCATGAAGAAC
Coding sequences:
- a CDS encoding murein transglycosylase translates to MSSVLLDFFPSHHHQQIFIFFHSLQSFFRRASLSFLSFQFNRASLQHYQSILLSLKPTPFKMKFSALALAALSQVASAHYFFDVSALNGVESKSFQYIRDFTRPTKYNPIKFSSNPSADIRDNSFADGEDIICNQGATGTGGNTEVLEVKGGDVMTFKLAVGAKMGHPGPTLAYMSAAGSDVKSYKGDGDWFKIMEEGVCNASGDFTKDAWCNYDAPSFDVKIPQGTPNGEYLLRVEHIGIHRSHVNQPEHYVSCAQVKVTGGSDGTVDAEMVKFPGAYKDTDEYANFSIYGGAKAFPMPGPKVWDGAASAGGSTGGNTEAPAAGNTEAPASTPAPEAGNGQQNGGEQAAPSATPEAGNNNGQNGGFPGAANQQFQGQTGSNGSPCSA